Proteins co-encoded in one Natrinema sp. CBA1119 genomic window:
- a CDS encoding tripartite tricarboxylate transporter TctB family protein yields the protein MNISERSIDYAINALFLALAIYAFVESFSFTQSAQVWPRNVSLFMIIGGTILLFRSYLPAVVKPIVEDKSFFDGNESQEIADEVTGEEGTETDSEDAADEQDSQSIGRYPIDNSVFTAVSMLGYITLGFAIGLLWATPIFVALYCWWFQKPWYLMGILSVLGFAVAYGFWDLLYLPIDQGALTEMVLG from the coding sequence ATGAACATATCAGAAAGGAGCATTGATTACGCAATTAACGCACTGTTCCTGGCCCTCGCGATATACGCGTTCGTCGAATCGTTCTCGTTCACCCAATCGGCCCAAGTGTGGCCGCGAAACGTGAGCCTCTTCATGATCATCGGGGGGACGATCCTCCTTTTCAGAAGCTACCTGCCGGCGGTGGTGAAACCGATCGTCGAAGACAAATCGTTTTTCGATGGCAACGAGAGTCAAGAGATCGCGGACGAGGTCACCGGCGAGGAGGGAACAGAAACCGACTCCGAAGACGCGGCAGACGAACAGGACAGTCAGAGCATCGGTCGATACCCGATAGATAATTCCGTGTTCACGGCGGTGAGCATGCTCGGCTATATCACGCTCGGGTTCGCGATCGGTCTGCTCTGGGCGACGCCGATATTCGTCGCCCTCTACTGCTGGTGGTTCCAGAAACCGTGGTACCTCATGGGAATCCTCTCGGTCCTCGGGTTCGCGGTCGCGTACGGGTTCTGGGATCTGCTCTATCTCCCGATCGATCAGGGAGCGCTCACGGAGATGGTACTCGGATGA
- a CDS encoding LLM class flavin-dependent oxidoreductase, with the protein MKFGLHLFGHHTKSESPARNFETVIEQVEAARAADFDLLWTGHHYLSAENQKFQAVPALGRIAASAGEMHIGTSFLLPLHHPIIVAEQFATLDAITGGRIIFAPVMGYRDKEFDSLGIDKSDRLGRLIEGVQIIKRLWTEDDVSYDGKHFQFEDATIEPKPVQDPRPPIWIGGNKDKAIERAGKLGDVWVANPHEDEPTIARQVEIAGEPSGDGYHGVMPARRDVFVAETDAEALEIYGPEIKKYYDWYAQEGQAEAMENPDALDQRLDDLKEERFIIGSPETVTDRLVSLQEDVGLDCVLMGMHRPGVPHSDVLRSIELVGDEVIPAVTDRLATE; encoded by the coding sequence ATGAAGTTCGGCTTGCACCTGTTCGGACACCACACGAAATCGGAATCGCCCGCACGGAACTTCGAAACCGTCATCGAGCAAGTAGAGGCCGCTCGAGCGGCGGACTTCGACCTCCTCTGGACTGGACATCACTACCTCAGTGCGGAGAACCAGAAGTTCCAGGCCGTCCCAGCCCTCGGCCGGATCGCCGCGAGCGCGGGTGAGATGCACATTGGAACGTCGTTTTTGCTCCCGTTGCACCATCCGATCATCGTCGCGGAACAGTTCGCAACGCTCGATGCGATAACGGGCGGTCGGATCATCTTCGCCCCGGTGATGGGCTATCGAGACAAGGAATTCGATTCGCTGGGGATCGACAAGTCCGACCGTCTCGGACGGCTCATCGAGGGGGTTCAGATCATCAAGCGCCTCTGGACGGAGGACGACGTCTCGTACGATGGCAAGCACTTCCAGTTCGAGGACGCGACGATCGAGCCGAAACCCGTCCAGGACCCGCGCCCACCGATCTGGATCGGCGGCAACAAGGACAAGGCCATCGAACGAGCGGGGAAACTCGGTGACGTCTGGGTTGCCAACCCTCACGAGGACGAACCGACGATCGCCCGCCAGGTCGAAATCGCGGGCGAACCGAGCGGTGACGGTTATCACGGCGTGATGCCCGCTCGGCGCGACGTGTTCGTCGCCGAGACGGACGCCGAGGCCCTCGAGATTTATGGCCCGGAGATCAAGAAGTACTACGACTGGTACGCCCAGGAGGGGCAGGCCGAGGCCATGGAGAACCCCGACGCCCTCGATCAGCGACTCGACGATCTCAAGGAGGAGCGATTCATTATCGGCTCCCCGGAAACCGTTACGGATCGCCTGGTCTCCCTCCAAGAGGATGTCGGATTGGATTGCGTCCTGATGGGGATGCACCGCCCGGGCGTGCCACACAGCGACGTGTTGCGTTCGATCGAACTGGTCGGCGATGAGGTCATCCCGGCCGTAACCGATCGGCTGGCGACCGAATAG
- a CDS encoding universal stress protein — protein sequence MSILAAVDQSDRSEFVVEEAAKLARAFDEDIHVLHVLSTSEFVSLERTSVENEDQGLEVDEVREVAATIADETAQGLDQRYTPVGLVGDASKEIRRYATEQDVEYIVLSPRKRSPTGKAIFGSVAQDVIINATQPVVTARE from the coding sequence ATGTCAATACTTGCGGCAGTTGATCAGTCAGATCGTTCCGAATTCGTCGTCGAAGAAGCGGCGAAGCTTGCTCGAGCGTTCGACGAAGACATTCACGTTCTCCACGTGCTCAGCACCAGCGAATTCGTGAGTTTGGAACGGACCAGCGTCGAGAACGAAGATCAGGGACTCGAGGTCGACGAAGTACGGGAGGTGGCCGCAACGATCGCCGACGAAACCGCACAGGGCCTCGATCAGCGTTACACACCGGTCGGGCTCGTCGGCGACGCTTCGAAGGAGATCCGCCGATACGCGACCGAACAGGACGTCGAGTACATCGTGTTGAGCCCGCGAAAGCGATCACCGACCGGAAAGGCCATCTTCGGTAGCGTCGCACAGGACGTCATCATCAACGCGACACAGCCTGTCGTCACAGCCAGGGAGTAG
- a CDS encoding CaiB/BaiF CoA-transferase family protein produces MSQPLDGVRVLDLGQIYQGGYSGLLLSFLGADVVKVEPPWGENVRTRSEDGKPPQYQFMNATKRGITLNLKSQEGKETLKDLAAEADVLLENFATGKMDDLGVGYDVLREVNPALVYAHGSGYGDDGPYAEYPAMDLTVQAMSGAMHTTGYSDQPPVKAGPAISDFMGALHLVVGIVSALFERESTGEGQYVEVGMFDTMYPTLASPVSSIVDQNDAPPRTGNKHSGLAIAPYNTYEVEDGHVAIICISERHWDELTEVMGRPELSDVEKYSSKARRATHIEEVDGYVEEWLDGKTKDEVMEILLEANVPSAPVKTVEEIIEDPHLEHRNMIKRLPNQTDGTDEIPVPGMPIKFSDADEPDIERAPFLGEHTDEILAEIARYSDEEIEQLREKDVI; encoded by the coding sequence ATGTCACAACCACTGGACGGTGTTCGAGTCCTCGATCTCGGGCAGATCTATCAAGGTGGCTACAGCGGACTCCTCCTGTCGTTTTTAGGGGCCGATGTAGTCAAAGTCGAGCCGCCGTGGGGGGAGAACGTCCGGACGCGAAGCGAGGACGGGAAACCCCCACAGTACCAGTTCATGAACGCGACGAAACGGGGGATCACGCTCAATCTCAAGTCCCAGGAGGGAAAAGAGACGCTCAAGGACCTCGCCGCCGAAGCGGACGTCCTTCTCGAGAACTTTGCAACCGGGAAGATGGACGACCTCGGCGTTGGATACGACGTGCTCCGCGAGGTGAACCCCGCTCTCGTCTACGCACACGGATCCGGTTACGGCGACGACGGGCCATATGCCGAGTACCCGGCGATGGATCTGACGGTTCAGGCGATGAGCGGCGCGATGCATACCACCGGCTACTCGGATCAGCCGCCGGTGAAGGCCGGTCCGGCGATCTCCGATTTCATGGGTGCGCTTCATCTCGTCGTCGGGATCGTCAGTGCGCTCTTCGAGCGCGAGTCGACCGGAGAGGGACAGTACGTCGAAGTCGGGATGTTCGATACCATGTACCCGACGCTGGCGTCGCCGGTATCCTCGATAGTCGATCAGAACGACGCACCCCCGCGTACGGGTAACAAACACTCCGGCCTGGCCATTGCTCCGTACAACACGTACGAAGTCGAAGACGGGCACGTTGCTATCATCTGTATCTCCGAGCGCCACTGGGACGAGCTGACCGAAGTCATGGGGCGGCCGGAACTGTCGGACGTAGAGAAGTACTCGTCGAAGGCCCGTCGAGCAACGCACATCGAGGAAGTCGATGGCTACGTCGAAGAGTGGCTGGACGGGAAAACCAAGGACGAAGTGATGGAAATTCTCCTGGAGGCCAACGTGCCGAGCGCTCCGGTCAAAACGGTCGAAGAGATCATCGAAGATCCACACCTCGAGCACCGAAACATGATCAAACGCCTCCCGAACCAGACGGACGGGACGGACGAAATACCGGTGCCCGGCATGCCGATCAAGTTCTCGGACGCTGACGAACCGGATATTGAACGCGCTCCGTTTCTCGGCGAACACACCGACGAGATCCTCGCCGAGATCGCGCGCTACTCGGACGAAGAGATCGAGCAACTGAGAGAGAAGGACGTCATTTGA
- a CDS encoding enoyl-CoA hydratase/isomerase family protein, protein MTQFDKIEYSVTDERAEIVFDRPDVLNAFDAQMLEEITEALYEAMTDQAVSVVLLTGNGRGFCSGADVSNMDGRDDRDTPWDYRAHLGMVQNVVRLLYNGEKPTIAAINGPAIGAGCDFALACDLRVASEEAVLRQQFVNIGLVPGDGGGWLLPRLIGESKAKEYLLTGKDITPEAALADGLVVDVVEDGETRSTARELGNDIAAKPRTGVRGTKSLVDVSQSFEEYTQAAFERQWECVNDAEHSEAVAAMREGREPDFDREE, encoded by the coding sequence ATGACACAATTTGACAAAATCGAGTACTCGGTGACGGACGAACGAGCGGAGATCGTCTTCGATAGGCCCGACGTTCTGAACGCGTTCGACGCGCAGATGTTAGAGGAGATAACCGAGGCGTTGTACGAGGCGATGACCGATCAGGCGGTCAGCGTCGTCTTGCTCACCGGAAACGGCCGCGGCTTTTGCAGCGGTGCCGACGTCAGCAACATGGACGGCCGCGATGACCGAGACACGCCGTGGGACTACCGAGCGCATCTCGGAATGGTCCAGAACGTCGTCCGACTGCTCTATAACGGGGAGAAGCCGACGATCGCGGCGATCAACGGACCCGCGATCGGTGCCGGATGCGATTTCGCACTCGCCTGTGACCTCCGAGTGGCCAGTGAGGAAGCCGTCCTTCGGCAACAGTTCGTCAACATCGGTCTCGTGCCCGGTGACGGCGGCGGGTGGCTCCTCCCTCGTCTGATCGGAGAGAGCAAAGCGAAAGAGTACCTGTTGACGGGGAAGGACATCACACCCGAGGCTGCACTAGCGGACGGACTCGTCGTCGACGTCGTCGAGGACGGAGAAACGCGTTCCACCGCACGCGAACTCGGCAACGACATCGCCGCGAAGCCAAGGACCGGTGTTCGCGGCACCAAATCGCTCGTAGACGTTTCTCAATCGTTCGAGGAGTACACGCAAGCGGCGTTCGAGCGACAGTGGGAATGCGTCAACGACGCGGAGCATTCCGAGGCCGTCGCCGCTATGCGCGAGGGCCGAGAGCCCGATTTCGACCGGGAGGAGTGA
- a CDS encoding tripartite tricarboxylate transporter permease, whose product MSLHEPILAGLEILFSWPTIGWMVLGVVIGIVIGALPGMGASLGMAIALPLTLPLQSVNALILLVGIYSGSMYGGSIAAILINVPGTAGSAATTLDGYPRSRMGEAKNAIAISATSSAIGGTFSLITLLLLMPILIEVVLLFQTPEYFAVAVLGLSLIVVVARGSIVKGILSGAFGVLLATVGIAPMTPTQRYTFGRLQLMDGLDFIAILIGLFAIAEMIKLASEGTIAKNDVDISGNTVSGIKEALSKPVTMIKSSYIGMLVGAIPGGGSSAANFLSYGEAMRSSSNPDEFGEGSTEGLVASEASNNGTIGGSIIPTISFGIPGSGATAVLLGGLLMHGLRPGPQLFEAQAGTTYAMLLSILVGNVVILAVGLLLITRASYITKISTTTIIPMVIVLSSLGGIALRSNWVDVVTVFLLGVLGYWMMQSNYSVIAFVLGAILGPIAEENFIRSLQLSDGSYMIFATRPITATILLAAFLILFGPILKQLYERTSGAITS is encoded by the coding sequence ATGAGTTTGCACGAACCGATCCTCGCGGGTCTCGAGATCCTGTTCAGCTGGCCGACCATCGGCTGGATGGTTCTCGGCGTTGTCATCGGCATCGTCATCGGTGCGCTGCCGGGGATGGGCGCCTCGCTCGGCATGGCGATCGCGCTCCCGTTGACCCTACCGTTGCAATCGGTCAACGCGCTCATCCTCCTCGTGGGGATTTACAGCGGCTCGATGTACGGTGGCAGTATCGCAGCGATTCTCATCAACGTCCCGGGGACGGCCGGCTCCGCTGCGACCACATTAGACGGCTATCCGCGCTCGAGAATGGGTGAGGCCAAGAACGCGATCGCGATTTCCGCCACCTCGTCCGCGATCGGGGGGACGTTCAGCCTGATTACCCTGCTCTTGCTGATGCCGATCCTGATCGAGGTCGTGTTGCTCTTCCAGACCCCCGAGTACTTCGCCGTCGCCGTACTGGGTCTCTCGCTGATCGTCGTCGTCGCTCGCGGGTCCATCGTGAAGGGGATCCTCTCGGGTGCGTTCGGCGTCCTCCTCGCGACTGTCGGTATCGCACCGATGACGCCGACCCAGCGGTACACCTTCGGGAGGTTACAGCTAATGGACGGCCTCGACTTCATTGCGATCCTGATCGGTCTGTTCGCGATCGCCGAGATGATCAAACTGGCGTCCGAAGGAACGATCGCGAAGAACGACGTCGATATCAGCGGAAACACCGTCAGCGGGATAAAGGAGGCGCTGTCGAAACCGGTGACGATGATCAAATCGTCGTACATCGGAATGCTCGTCGGTGCGATCCCCGGTGGGGGTTCGTCGGCCGCGAACTTCCTTTCGTACGGTGAGGCGATGCGCTCCTCGTCGAACCCCGACGAATTCGGGGAGGGCTCGACGGAAGGACTCGTCGCGTCCGAGGCGTCTAACAACGGCACGATCGGCGGCTCGATCATTCCGACAATCTCCTTCGGAATCCCCGGAAGCGGAGCGACCGCGGTGTTGCTCGGCGGCCTCCTGATGCACGGCCTCCGGCCGGGTCCGCAGCTGTTCGAGGCCCAGGCGGGGACGACGTACGCGATGTTGCTCTCGATCCTCGTCGGTAACGTCGTCATCCTCGCTGTCGGTTTGCTGCTCATCACGCGTGCGAGCTACATTACCAAAATCTCGACGACGACCATCATCCCGATGGTCATCGTCCTCTCGTCGCTCGGTGGAATCGCGCTCCGGTCGAACTGGGTAGACGTCGTGACCGTATTCCTGCTGGGCGTCCTGGGATACTGGATGATGCAGAGTAACTACTCCGTGATCGCGTTCGTCTTGGGAGCGATCCTCGGTCCGATCGCCGAGGAGAACTTCATCCGATCGCTCCAGTTATCGGACGGATCGTACATGATCTTCGCGACGCGCCCGATCACGGCAACGATCCTCTTGGCGGCGTTCCTCATACTCTTCGGCCCCATCCTGAAGCAGTTATACGAACGCACGTCGGGAGCGATCACCTCCTGA
- a CDS encoding tripartite tricarboxylate transporter substrate binding protein: MADNHKRSRRDVLKYGGVSIAGASIAGCLGRDGDGEYPNQPIRIVVPFSEGGSTDTYARQLQPALSDELGVEIQIENVPGSASLRGAQEAFTSDPDGYTYLMMNPPSTPLSTIINETDWDITEMKGVATYEKTAILAVANPEHEIEDFEDLVSRYSGGELSQWAGQTVGSYYHVASLYMRQAYDLDFDDYIGYEGNGPATQSIVSNENPAGISSSGATQGFTEDDRLEVVVQLGSAGTPAYPDTPTLTDLGYDDMDFLGNLTRTFAAPPETSDENIDTFSSAIESTLEDDEVQSWGEETGANFVYEGPDSTDQLISDVVNTVDEELDVEAIREQIN; this comes from the coding sequence ATGGCAGACAACCACAAGAGAAGTCGACGGGACGTTCTCAAATACGGTGGGGTATCGATTGCGGGTGCGAGTATCGCTGGCTGTCTCGGTCGCGATGGTGACGGTGAATATCCGAATCAACCGATCCGGATCGTCGTTCCGTTCTCGGAGGGTGGCAGTACCGATACGTACGCTCGACAGCTCCAACCGGCCCTGTCGGACGAACTCGGTGTCGAGATCCAGATCGAAAACGTTCCCGGCTCAGCGTCGCTCCGCGGTGCACAGGAGGCGTTCACCTCCGATCCGGACGGCTACACGTACCTGATGATGAATCCGCCGTCCACGCCGCTGTCCACGATTATCAACGAGACGGACTGGGATATCACCGAGATGAAGGGAGTCGCCACGTACGAGAAGACGGCGATTCTGGCCGTTGCGAATCCGGAACACGAAATCGAGGACTTCGAGGACCTCGTCAGCCGCTACTCCGGCGGGGAACTGAGCCAGTGGGCCGGCCAGACGGTGGGGAGCTACTACCACGTCGCATCACTGTACATGCGTCAGGCCTACGATCTCGATTTCGACGATTACATCGGGTACGAAGGAAACGGACCAGCCACGCAATCCATCGTCTCGAACGAGAATCCGGCCGGTATCTCGTCGTCGGGTGCGACGCAGGGATTCACTGAAGACGATCGACTCGAGGTCGTCGTCCAGCTCGGGAGCGCCGGAACTCCCGCCTATCCGGACACGCCGACGCTGACCGATCTCGGATACGACGACATGGACTTCCTCGGAAACCTCACTCGGACGTTCGCTGCGCCGCCGGAAACGTCGGACGAGAACATCGACACGTTCTCGAGCGCAATCGAAAGCACTCTCGAAGACGACGAAGTCCAGAGTTGGGGCGAGGAGACGGGAGCTAACTTCGTGTACGAAGGTCCGGATTCGACGGATCAGCTCATCAGTGACGTCGTCAACACGGTTGACGAAGAACTGGACGTCGAAGCCATCCGCGAACAGATCAACTGA
- a CDS encoding thioesterase family protein codes for MNTSYTYEPSVRLRDLDRNGHVNHPVYAAYLGETRAAYYRDVLEEDLSELDTVIVHISIDFVESIEYADSITIDVAVTEIGTSSLTMEYEIRHDDGTMVATAKTVQVRYGNGGAESEAIPDTWRHAILDYEDRDVSR; via the coding sequence ATGAACACGTCCTACACGTACGAGCCGTCGGTCCGCCTTCGAGATCTCGATCGCAACGGACACGTCAACCACCCGGTTTACGCCGCGTACCTCGGCGAAACGCGAGCCGCGTATTACCGCGATGTCCTCGAGGAGGACCTCAGCGAACTCGACACTGTGATCGTCCACATCTCGATCGATTTCGTCGAGTCGATCGAATACGCGGACTCGATCACCATTGATGTGGCCGTCACTGAAATCGGCACCTCGAGCCTGACGATGGAGTACGAAATCCGCCATGACGACGGAACGATGGTCGCGACAGCGAAGACGGTACAGGTCCGGTATGGCAACGGCGGTGCGGAATCCGAGGCGATACCTGACACCTGGCGGCACGCGATCCTCGACTACGAGGACCGGGACGTATCGCGTTGA
- a CDS encoding threonine synthase → MSSENSNRNDRPVGLTCRACGTEYAATADVPWRCRCGHALDFAELPLPAGDRPTFRELETRRGLWAFEEFIPIERHTSFGEGFTPLVDVPEFGVECKLEYVFPTGSFKDRGATTIVSRAVELGVDTVVDDSSGNAGSAIATYAARAGIDAEIYVPAGVKASKRETIERVGATVIEVPGSRSDVTSACLDAVGETRPDSADLNGHDTRQNGDAWYASHAWSPAFYAGTMTAALEIAAQRDWNVPDAIVSPIGHGTLFLGLYRGFERLLRAGWIDRVPKLFGVQAAGYAPIADRFHDRSARRNSLADGIQIRRPARERQLVAAIEATDGDAIAVTESAVERALERLHRNGFYVEPTSASVLAALERYRTMGKLDPDDDVVLPLTGSGLKGA, encoded by the coding sequence ATGTCTTCCGAGAACTCAAATCGAAACGACCGCCCGGTCGGGCTCACCTGTCGCGCCTGCGGGACCGAGTACGCCGCGACGGCCGACGTTCCGTGGCGCTGTCGCTGTGGTCACGCGCTCGATTTCGCGGAGTTGCCGCTACCCGCTGGCGATCGTCCCACGTTCCGAGAGCTCGAGACCCGACGGGGGCTCTGGGCGTTCGAGGAGTTCATCCCGATCGAGCGGCACACGAGCTTCGGCGAGGGGTTCACGCCGCTCGTCGACGTCCCGGAGTTCGGCGTCGAGTGCAAACTCGAGTACGTCTTTCCGACGGGATCGTTCAAGGATCGCGGTGCGACCACGATCGTCTCGAGAGCCGTCGAACTCGGCGTCGACACGGTGGTCGACGACTCCTCGGGGAACGCCGGCTCGGCGATTGCAACCTACGCCGCTCGAGCGGGTATCGACGCGGAGATCTACGTCCCGGCCGGCGTAAAGGCAAGCAAGCGTGAGACGATCGAGCGCGTCGGGGCGACCGTCATCGAAGTGCCCGGTTCTCGAAGCGACGTGACCAGCGCCTGCCTCGACGCCGTCGGCGAGACGCGACCCGATTCGGCCGATTTGAACGGGCACGACACGCGACAGAACGGCGACGCGTGGTACGCGAGCCACGCCTGGTCGCCGGCGTTTTACGCCGGAACGATGACTGCGGCGCTCGAAATCGCGGCACAGAGAGACTGGAATGTTCCGGACGCGATCGTCTCGCCGATCGGACACGGGACGCTCTTTCTCGGCCTCTACAGGGGGTTCGAACGGTTGCTCCGGGCCGGCTGGATCGATCGGGTACCGAAACTGTTCGGCGTACAGGCGGCCGGATACGCCCCGATCGCCGATCGGTTCCACGACCGCTCCGCCCGGCGTAACTCGCTGGCCGACGGCATCCAGATTCGGCGTCCCGCTCGAGAGCGACAGCTCGTCGCGGCGATCGAAGCGACGGACGGCGACGCGATCGCCGTCACGGAATCGGCGGTCGAACGGGCGCTCGAGCGGCTCCATCGAAACGGGTTCTACGTCGAGCCGACATCCGCCAGCGTACTCGCGGCGCTCGAGCGATACCGAACGATGGGGAAACTCGATCCGGACGATGACGTCGTTCTCCCGTTGACCGGCAGCGGATTGAAAGGCGCGTGA
- a CDS encoding MFS transporter yields MNPVSNIRQTLRILWSDGRGIVLVTIATGWFFSLGVRMVYPVLLPHIRTTYGMDLSTAGLLLTALWLAYAIGQLPGGVLADRVGEGRIMMISSLVSVGMILLIVTAQSVFVLFVATILFGLTTALYGVARFTSLSHLYPKHDGAAIGMTMGAGDMGNTLLPPIAAFVATAFAWQYGLGMAVPMFALTAIGLWYFVPSKTSETTAVDSVSIETGRYILSEVMRPSMLVMATIQILVYCVWQALTGFYPTYLIEIKNFHPTTASAVFGFFFALGVVIKPLSGTAYDRFGAQKPLRAMLIALMAGLIALPLVDGFWGIVLVTIPLSGVLGYSAITLTFMTGGLPQDIQNTGLGTLRTTYMAVGALSPTFVGTLADWNYFDEAFFLLAGLTGIALVVSLRITADY; encoded by the coding sequence GTGAATCCCGTTTCGAACATTCGGCAGACGCTACGAATCCTCTGGAGTGACGGCCGCGGGATCGTCCTCGTCACGATCGCCACTGGCTGGTTCTTCTCGCTGGGGGTTCGGATGGTGTACCCGGTGTTACTTCCGCACATTCGAACGACGTACGGAATGGATCTCTCGACGGCCGGATTGCTCTTGACCGCGCTCTGGCTCGCGTACGCGATCGGTCAGCTCCCGGGCGGCGTGTTAGCCGATCGAGTCGGCGAGGGTCGGATCATGATGATCAGTTCCCTCGTCTCGGTCGGGATGATTCTGCTGATCGTCACCGCCCAGTCCGTGTTCGTCCTCTTCGTCGCGACGATTCTCTTCGGGCTGACGACCGCGTTATACGGGGTCGCACGGTTCACGTCGTTATCCCACCTCTATCCGAAACACGACGGCGCTGCGATCGGCATGACGATGGGTGCCGGCGATATGGGGAACACGTTACTCCCCCCGATCGCCGCGTTCGTTGCGACGGCGTTCGCGTGGCAGTACGGGCTCGGAATGGCCGTGCCGATGTTCGCTCTCACCGCGATCGGACTCTGGTACTTCGTTCCGTCGAAGACGTCCGAGACGACGGCAGTCGACTCCGTTTCGATCGAAACGGGACGCTACATCCTCTCGGAGGTCATGCGACCGTCGATGCTCGTGATGGCGACGATTCAGATCCTCGTCTATTGCGTCTGGCAGGCGCTGACCGGGTTCTATCCCACCTACCTCATCGAGATAAAGAACTTCCATCCAACTACCGCGAGCGCCGTCTTCGGGTTCTTCTTCGCCCTCGGCGTCGTCATCAAGCCGCTCTCCGGGACTGCCTACGACCGATTCGGTGCCCAGAAACCCCTTCGGGCGATGCTCATCGCGCTTATGGCGGGGCTGATTGCACTCCCGCTCGTGGACGGGTTCTGGGGCATCGTTCTCGTGACGATCCCTCTCAGCGGCGTTCTGGGCTACAGTGCGATTACGCTGACGTTCATGACCGGTGGATTACCCCAGGACATACAGAATACCGGGCTGGGAACGCTCCGCACGACCTATATGGCGGTCGGGGCGCTCAGTCCCACGTTCGTCGGAACCCTCGCGGACTGGAACTACTTCGACGAGGCGTTCTTTCTGCTGGCGGGACTGACGGGAATCGCTCTCGTCGTCTCCCTTCGGATCACGGCCGACTACTGA